A genomic region of Candidatus Saccharimonadales bacterium contains the following coding sequences:
- a CDS encoding DUF87 domain-containing protein — protein MAGVFISIFAFVFLGLVVGLFVFSQYKKTLREAKNYERGLKMVPMLIHLPPSSDDLESGSRDERDVTEEVLSQAQVMYNIIASTATKGFKSKIYGQRHLSFEILAHEGLVRYYTVVPSVLIDVVRQAVTAAYPSARLEEVTEHNIFSKVGKMSGTIGGEFTLKKSYVYPIATYQETKRDASRALLSALSSATREDGIAIQMMLRPAKEGWAKNSISTAERIKKEKGKKTGVGGLVAPKDLMEALWKPPVTEDVKAEDKQLSSLEKNTVEAIEEKTRHPGYEVLIRVVVSSNTAVRSQALLKNVVAAFSLFDSPSFNGFKFAISKNIEELVTAYIFRFFPQTVTQNVLNSVELATIFHLPDQNNIPTAQVQRQLSKQVDGPTQIMDEGFLLGYNEFRGVKKPIRLSTNDRRRHTYIIGQTGTGKSVFLENLAYQDMMDGRGFALIDPHGDLVENLLGKVPKERVEDVIYFNPGDMTHPVGLNMFEFDSPDQKDFLIQEAINMLYGLYDPGHTGIVGPRLEHIFRNCALLLMSDPNGGTFIDIPKLLIDEEFVKSKLKYVTDQNVLDFWTKEFPNSQRSNESGEVVSWVVSKFGPFISNDAMRNIIGQTKSGFNLREIMDNKKILLVNLSKGRMGELNSKLLGIIFVMKFQAAAMSRADIPEEQRLDFSLYVDEFQNFATESFESILSEARKYRLNLILGNQFMTQLTDKIREAIIGNVGTVISGRIGITDAEVLVKKFAPTFDVEDLTKMPNYQAIVSLMINNVPSSPFSMSFIPPMGQVNAQLSDALKRLSAAKYGRPRSQVEKEIFDRLGSGTVKADAKAPPGRPAASKPGGAGSSFLDDWLAKRKQISTSPAARPIAGPSAQPQSVAPRAPAASPNPFLPPTFSQTPVGPQPLSSSTLPPGDTQSPTEAPQAQPEAPRKAVNPDSLHLRGSAQNHDDEISIKLR, from the coding sequence ATGGCAGGGGTGTTTATCAGTATTTTTGCTTTCGTGTTTCTCGGTCTTGTTGTCGGGCTTTTTGTGTTTTCGCAGTACAAGAAGACACTACGGGAGGCAAAGAACTACGAACGCGGACTAAAAATGGTCCCTATGCTGATTCATCTTCCTCCATCGAGCGACGATTTAGAGTCTGGTTCGCGCGACGAAAGGGATGTGACTGAAGAAGTACTTTCCCAGGCTCAGGTAATGTATAACATCATTGCGAGCACTGCGACGAAAGGCTTTAAAAGTAAGATATATGGACAGCGTCATCTTTCGTTTGAGATCCTGGCTCATGAAGGGCTTGTCCGCTACTATACGGTTGTCCCATCTGTTCTTATCGATGTTGTCCGTCAGGCGGTCACTGCTGCGTATCCGTCCGCGCGTCTTGAAGAGGTAACGGAGCACAACATATTTAGTAAAGTCGGGAAAATGAGCGGAACGATCGGTGGAGAGTTTACGCTTAAGAAAAGCTATGTCTATCCAATTGCGACATATCAAGAGACGAAACGTGATGCTTCTCGGGCGCTACTGAGTGCTCTATCAAGCGCAACAAGAGAAGACGGCATTGCTATTCAGATGATGCTTCGACCCGCAAAAGAGGGCTGGGCAAAGAACTCTATTTCAACAGCCGAACGTATCAAGAAGGAAAAAGGTAAGAAAACTGGTGTTGGCGGCCTGGTTGCACCTAAGGACCTTATGGAAGCGCTATGGAAGCCACCGGTGACAGAGGACGTAAAAGCAGAGGACAAGCAACTATCTTCACTTGAAAAAAACACAGTAGAAGCAATTGAGGAGAAAACCCGTCACCCTGGATACGAGGTATTAATTCGAGTTGTTGTATCTTCTAACACGGCTGTGCGCTCACAGGCGTTGTTAAAAAACGTCGTTGCCGCATTCTCTCTGTTCGATTCGCCGTCATTTAATGGATTTAAATTTGCTATTTCAAAGAACATAGAAGAACTCGTGACAGCGTATATATTTAGGTTCTTCCCCCAAACAGTTACGCAGAATGTTCTAAATAGTGTAGAACTTGCAACGATCTTCCACCTTCCGGATCAAAATAATATTCCGACGGCGCAAGTCCAGAGGCAGTTGTCTAAACAAGTGGATGGTCCTACTCAGATTATGGATGAAGGTTTCTTGCTTGGGTATAATGAATTCCGTGGAGTAAAGAAGCCGATTCGTCTCAGTACAAACGACCGCCGTCGTCATACTTACATCATTGGACAGACGGGTACTGGTAAATCGGTATTCCTCGAAAACCTTGCTTATCAGGATATGATGGACGGCCGAGGCTTCGCTCTCATCGATCCGCATGGTGATTTAGTTGAAAATCTTCTCGGTAAAGTACCTAAAGAACGTGTTGAAGATGTTATTTACTTTAACCCAGGGGATATGACTCATCCGGTGGGTCTTAATATGTTTGAGTTTGACTCTCCTGATCAAAAAGACTTTCTTATTCAAGAAGCGATTAATATGCTCTATGGTTTGTATGACCCGGGCCACACAGGTATCGTTGGTCCGAGACTGGAGCACATCTTTAGGAACTGTGCACTACTTCTTATGTCGGATCCAAATGGTGGAACATTTATCGATATTCCAAAATTGCTTATTGATGAAGAGTTCGTGAAGAGCAAACTCAAATATGTTACTGATCAAAATGTACTTGATTTCTGGACAAAAGAATTTCCTAATTCCCAGCGATCAAATGAATCAGGAGAAGTGGTAAGCTGGGTCGTGAGTAAGTTTGGTCCATTTATCTCTAATGATGCTATGCGTAATATTATTGGCCAAACTAAGAGCGGCTTTAACCTTCGCGAGATCATGGATAACAAGAAGATCTTGCTTGTTAACCTCAGTAAAGGCAGGATGGGTGAGCTGAACTCCAAGCTCCTTGGTATTATCTTTGTAATGAAGTTCCAAGCTGCCGCTATGAGTAGGGCAGATATCCCTGAAGAACAACGACTGGATTTCTCTCTATATGTTGATGAGTTTCAAAACTTCGCAACAGAGAGTTTCGAATCGATCTTATCTGAAGCGCGAAAGTATCGCCTCAACCTGATATTGGGTAACCAATTTATGACACAGCTTACTGACAAGATTCGTGAAGCTATTATTGGTAACGTTGGAACGGTAATTAGTGGACGTATAGGTATTACGGATGCGGAAGTTCTTGTAAAGAAATTTGCGCCGACGTTTGATGTAGAAGATCTTACGAAGATGCCGAACTATCAGGCGATCGTAAGTCTCATGATTAATAACGTTCCATCCTCACCGTTTAGCATGTCGTTTATTCCACCGATGGGCCAAGTTAATGCGCAACTGAGTGATGCCCTTAAGAGACTTTCAGCGGCAAAATACGGACGTCCACGATCTCAAGTAGAAAAAGAGATATTCGATCGTTTAGGTTCGGGCACAGTGAAAGCGGACGCTAAAGCGCCTCCAGGTCGGCCCGCGGCTTCTAAGCCAGGGGGCGCCGGGTCATCATTTTTGGATGACTGGCTTGCTAAACGTAAGCAGATTAGCACTTCGCCCGCAGCACGTCCTATAGCGGGGCCATCTGCCCAGCCGCAATCTGTAGCTCCTCGGGCTCCTGCGGCTTCTCCTAATCCATTTTTACCTCCCACATTCTCACAAACACCCGTAGGCCCTCAACCGCTATCTTCCTCGACTCTGCCTCCGGGGGACACGCAGAGTCCCACGGAAGCCCCTCAGGCGCAACCAGAAGCACCTCGGAAAGCGGTAAATCCCGATAGCTTACATTTGCGAGGATCGGCTCAAAACCATGATGATGAAATATCTATAAAATTAAGATAG